A single window of Pyrus communis chromosome 10, drPyrComm1.1, whole genome shotgun sequence DNA harbors:
- the LOC137748009 gene encoding exocyst complex component EXO70A1-like has protein sequence MGVLIWNQAGELCGVVALQAPALISLLHAINIGLEFVVDTIRLVSEVETNSLLVEAVSEYWIVQIRTHSIRKAHENIDKTLKAAEVILAQFDLSHQAEAKILRGPREDLESYLEAIDQLRRNIRFFSSTKGFKSSDGVLSDANGLLAKAISKLEEEFKQLLLSYSKPVEPERLFDCLPTSLRPSSGSPGNQGDYVGKNPSSNNHPEHHNGNLENAVYTPPALIPLRVLPLLHDLAQQMFQAGHHQQLLIIYRDTRSSVLEESLHKLGVEKLSKDDVQKMQWEILEAKIGNWIHYMRIAVKLLFAGERKVCDQMFETFDSLGDQCFAEVTRSSVSVLLSFGEAIANSKRSPEKLFVLLDMYEIMRELHSEIETIFIGKACAEIRESASSLTKRLAQTAKSTFGDFEEAVERDATKTAVTDGTVHPLTSYVINYVKFLFDYQSTLKQLFKEFENGDDGGSQLAAVTMQIMQALQTNLDGKSKQYRDPALTHLFLMNNIHYMVRSVRRSEAKDLLGDDWVQRHRRIVQQHANQYKRNAWGKILQCLSIQGLTSSGGGSSIAADGGSSGVSRAIVKDRFKTFNMQFEEFHQKQSQWTVPDSELRESLRLAVAEVLLPAYRSFIKRYGPLVESGKNPQKYIRYTAEDLERMLGEFFEGKNVNEPRR, from the exons ATGGGTGTTCTTATTTGGAATCAAGCTGGAGAACTTTGTGGAGTAGTGGCGTTGCAAGCCCCTGCACTCATCTCTCTACTCCATGCCATCAATATTGGGCTGGAATTCGTGGTGGACACCATCCGTTTGGTGTCGGAGGTGGAAACAAACTCGCTGCTTGTGGAAGCTG TGTCTGAATATTGGATTGTGCAGATTAGGACGCATTCTATTCGGAAAGCCCATGAGAACATTGATAAGACCTTGAAGGCTGCTGAGGTTATATTGGCGCAATTCGATCTTTCTCATCAG GCTGAGGCAAAAATACTGAGAGGGCCTCGTGAGGACTTGGAAAGTTATCTAGAAGCAATTGATCAGCTAAGAAGAAATATACGGTTCTTTAGTAGCACAAAAGGCTTTAAGAGTAGTGATGGAGTTCTCAGTGATGCAAATGGTTTGCTTGCTAAAGCTATTTCGAAGCTGGAAGAAGAGTTTAAGCAGCTTTTATTGTCTTACAG CAAACCTGTGGAACCTGAACGCCTTTTTGATTGCCTCCCAACCTCGTTGCGGCCATCCTCAGGATCTCCTGGGAATCAGGGTGATTATGTTGGCAAGAATCCTTCATCCAATAACCATCCTGAACACCACAACGGTAACTTAGAAAATGCTGTTTACACAcctcctgctctgataccactaCGGGTTCTTCCATTGTTACATGATTTAGCCCAGCAAATGTTTCAAGCTGGTCACCACCAGCAGCTGCTAATAATTTACAG GGATACGCGTTCTTCAGTTTTGGAAGAAAGCCTCCATAAATTGGGGGTCGAAAAACTTAGCAAGGATGATGTTCAGAAAATGCAATGGGAAATTTTGGAGGCCAAGATTGGGAACTGGATTCATTACATGCGTATAGCT GTCAAATTGCTCTTTGCCGGAGAGCGGAAAGTTTGCGATCAAATGTTCGAAACCTTTGATTCTCTTGGTGACCAATGTTTTGCTGAAGTTACCAGAAGTAGTGTCTCAGTTCTACTTAGTTTTGGCGAGGCAATTGCTAACAGCAAAAGATCTCCGGAAAAGTTATTTGTACTTTTAGACATGTATGAGATAATGCGGGAGCTTCACTCAGAG ATTGAAACAATCTTCATAGGTAAAGCTTGTGCTGAAATTAGAGAATCAGCTTCAAGCTTGACAAAAAGGCTTGCCCAGACCGCAAAAAGTACCTTTGGGGATTTTGAAGAAGCCGTTGAAAGGGATGCAACGAAAACTGCTGTAACTGATGGCACTGTCCATCCTTTGACAAGCTATGTGATCAACTATGTGAAGTTTCTTTTTGA TTACCAATCGACATTGAAGCAACTTTTCAAAGAATTTGAAAATGGAGATGATGGTGGTTCACAATTAGCTGCTGTCACGATGCAAATAATGCAAGCTCTTCAAACCAATTTGGATGGGAAGTCTAAGCAGTACAGAGATCCAGCTTTAACTCACCTATTTCTCATGAATAATATTCACTATATGGTCAGATCTGTGCGGAG ATCTGAAGCCAAAGATTTGTTGGGGGATGATTGGGTGCAAAGACACCGGAGAATTGTGCAGCAGCATGCAAACCAATACAAAAGAAATGCTTGGGGAAAG ATTCTGCAGTGCCTCTCCATCCAAGGCTTGACGTCATCTGGAGGTGGTAGTTCAATAGCTGCTGATGGAGGAAGCAGTGGAGTTTCCAGAGCAATTGTTAAAGATAG GTTCAAGACGTTCAATATGCAGTTTGAggaatttcatcaaaaacaatcTCAGTGGACGGTTCCTGATTCTGAGTTGCGAGAGTCACTAAGACTTGCAGTTGCTGAAGTCTTATTGCCTGCCTACAGATCATTCATAAAACGTTATGG GCCTCTGGTTGAGAGTGGAAAGAATCCCCAAAAGTACATCCGGTACACCGCAGAGGATCTTGAGCGAATGTTGGGTGAATTCTTCGAGGGGAAGAACGTGAACGAACCCAGGAGGTAG